From Hemitrygon akajei chromosome 15, sHemAka1.3, whole genome shotgun sequence:
CAATCAACGACTGGGTAAAGTGTAGAATACTGGTGAGGCATGGCTAATATACCAGTTTTACGCACAGAGAATATTGACGGCTACTAATACTCTTCTTGAATAAAGACCTTCTATAAAGTCACTAAATGGAGAATTAATGCTCATTGTGAGCTCGGCTGAGAAAAAACAATTTTTAAATCCCCTAAATTACAAGTTAAGTCATCCAGATGAATGAGATCATTAGCTAAttatactcttctttttcagttaGAAATATGCGCAAGGTAACCCGTTTCAAGTGCAAGTAAATTACTAAATAACTTAAGGTGTGGATAATAAATCACGAACCTCCAGGCATAACACCTGAATTTATAGAACACACCTTTCAACTCAACTGCTTACTAACAATGATTAGATAGAGATGTGCAACTGGAAATAAAGAGCAAATATGATTTTCCTCATCTAAAGTCTTTGCAAAACCAGCAAAATCTGTATCCGCAAATTTTTCAAATCAAGACTTATCATACATTTTTAAATCTAAAAAGTAGCCTTAATAGATTAACTGCAAATAAATCTATTCCCAGTCAATTTACAGATACATCTGCAACTTATTGCAATTCAAACTTTCAGTAAAGGATAGAATGAAATAAAGGAAGTCATCACATTACTACGATTTTCAAACTAATGGAGATTCCTTCAAGGGAAAAATCAATACACTTCCACACACATGAATTCAACATTTCCACTTGGATCCCCAAAAGAGCAAAAGTTAAAGGTTCACTTATGTGTTCAGATTAAATTAATGAGATTGGATAAAGGATGATGGGATACAAAGTCAAGATCTGAATGAGCTTTCAAAACACGATTATCACCAAGCGAAAATAGTTAGGCATCCtattggggaaaaaaaataatAGTGAAAAAAGTAACCAGTGTTATTTTTCAGGAGCACATCCCACACGATGCTTCACAGTAAGCTGCAGAAATCGAAAGGTCACTTCTTCTGAAGATGAAAAAATCAGTTCACTGTTGTGGCACTTAATGTGACAATGGTCAATCCTTTTTGCTGAGTGATATGTTAGGGTTctgtagaagaaaaaaaaacaaatccatGTTGAACTTTTGCTTAAAATTAATTGTACATTGAATATCTCCATATCCAGACAGTGTGTCTAACATTTCATATTATCAGCTGACCAAAAAATTCAAACATATTGCAGATTAAGCACAAAAAAATTCTCCAAATGCAATTGAATTAATACAATGACTCAAGTGGATAACACTGAGCATCTCCTGTCGTATTTTGCTGATTCATGGTATAGCACTTAAAATTTAACAGCTTAAACTTCAAGATCAAAGTTTAGAGCCCTTGGTTAATGTGTCACACGTAGCTTTCCTGCCTCAGATGCAATAATTTATGAAGGACAAGTTCAGCCAGGCAGTGCTATGGAATAATGAGGGAATGCTACATTACAAGTCATGCCTTATTGGGCTGAACTTTTAAAATTAGCCCCTTTCTACTTACTTGGTGATATAAAATCTCACGCATTGGGAAAAAGGCATGGGTGTTCATCTGCATCCAGACCAATACCCATCCTTCACTGAAAATTCTTatttaagaaaaaccccaaaacaAGTATTTTAATCTTACCCTCCTGAAGTTCAGAAGCACCATTCTGCTATTAACAAAGTATTACAGAGGAATATGTGCAGCTTGTTCGTGTCACGATCTAATGCTGTCAGAATGGGCTATGTGGGCTTCTGGAGTGCTGTGTTAAAACCATCTTGTGACTATCTACTGTAATTTCAGTTTGGTCATTTTTGTACACCATTATTAATATATGGTGCAACAGAATTCATGAAGGGACAAATAAATTCAAATGAATGATGGGGAAAAAGGAGAAAACAACACTTTATAAATGCAGAACAAGAATAAGTTACGCCAAGCCGTACCTTATTCAGTGCTAGTGGTAACTTCAGGAATTGTCGGAAGAGGAGTTACACGATGGTAACTTTGAAGCTGCCGAGACGTGCGCCTTGAAACAATCCACATGAGTTTTTTGTTATTTGGTCTTGAGCAAGTGGATGATGAATATTCTGCTAAACATTTTGCAACAAGTTCCCTCCAGTAGAATAAATCAAGATCACTTATCTGTTGTGAAAAGAAATTGCTAAACTTCAATTTTTCTTGTATAATGGTGAAAAGTATCAATGTGCCAAGATGTTTATTTTCAAGCATAGCACACCACAAATTCAGTGCAAAATATCAATGATATAGTCTGGAACAACGACGAACCAAAGTACAAGCATGATGTAGGAAAATAAAAAGGGCCCCGAATCAAAAGTGCTTAATGATCTTTTCCACATAAAAATCCAACATTGCTGGATTAGACTCttattattttctttgcagttgaACAATttatgcttgcttgtattttccgaacattgactgttcagtatgactcctagtggtcacagtgtgtatatgcaattgttcCTTGTGTACCCTAATGGTTCCAGTTCTCTCTTTCAGGAAGGTTCTTCGGTAACACATTATTTGAAAAGGATCtatctgattggttaactcttatctacTAATTTGAATTGATTGTCTTGTCTATGACCGAGCATGTTAGCCTGCCATCTTTGCCTCTTTTCCTTCCCCTACTCCCCTCTTGCTACTCCATTTCCAATTCTCTTGGTTCTATTAGACCAAATAAAATGATCACGAAGTAACAAGTTTTGTGTCTCTTTAATGAATTCCGAAAAAACTTTGGATCAAAAACATCAGAATCTGACATCAACTTCTATTTCACTGGCACCTTTAAAATAAAAACCAATTCTACTCTGCTAAGTGAATGCTGCTTCAATGAGAGGCATACAGGTGCCAGAATTATTGTGCCAGATGCCATTGATTTTCTGACAGAGCACCTCCAATGCTTGCTCAGTCTGGGGAATACATCAGAATATGTCCAGCAAGTATGGAAACTGCAAGGGGTGCAAAACGACAACTGCTAAGGGAATACCAGTAGACAGTCCCCATCCTCATCTcccaacagagcagcaatgagtGGGACTGGCATTAATTGCCCAAGTAAAAAGGGTGATTGGGATGCAACAAGAACTGGTAAATCATTGTCACAATCAAGGTAAAGCAATCCTCTCTACAATCTAATCTTTTAATACCAGTAATGAGCAGAGAAAGCCCAGATGAAACGAGCCTTCACACCACAATTACAATACAACCAACACTGATTGGTGGTGGTGGTTGGCACCTGTCTGTCTGGAAGGTCAATGGGGGGtggtgatcatcatcacaagcctgggtggaaaatatgaagatcctgagatgcccagtcatcaagatccccgcCTCTCAGACTCAGTGTAGTCttaaggaaagcttatgaagtaaTACGTTTTGCACCAGTTTAGCTGCAGGAGCTgtcggaaggatgttcaatgacattgATTTTAAATGTGTCGATGAATGATTCCCTTATTCATTAATGAATTAGCATTCTAAAAGTACTTCCGGTGAAGCACAATTCACCCTAAATTCTTGAGGGCATGAAGCCCACTTCTGCACAGCTCGGTTGAGTAGGAGATAGCTGCAGCCATGTCCTGCCAGGCGCTTTCTCTGGTGACCCACACTAGTCACGTGGGCTCCTTCGTGAATAGGAGATTCCATTTACCATGCACTCTTCTGATAATAACTTCCACGTCCCTTTGAGTGAACATCCAACCACCTTCCTTTCCTACAAATTCTCTCTACTCCAAGTAGCCACAGTAAATGCTGCTACCATCTGATTGCCAATGCTCGTTTTGCCCTGTTGCTCAAAATGAATTTCACACTGTCTCAATCCCTGTTTATtcatcagtattatttatttttctaaataTTAGCACAATTTGTCTCCTTTTTCACATTGGTTTTTATCCATTTTTGttgtttatagtttttttttataaattctattgcatttctttattttcctgtgaatgcctgcaagaaaacaaatcaagGTATACATCTGagatatacattgataataaatttacttttaaaacTTTGTTGGGAAATTACTTTAAAATAAGCTGGCTTTATAAACCCACGTAAAATAATCATCTGATCCACTCTGCAAGAAAACAAAATACTTGGGGAGGGAACAACAAATTCTTCCTCCATCTTCCCTGCCCACCAGACATCTAAAATGCCTTTAAATCCACATACACATTAGCATTTACACACACCTTCTCATTTTATAGTCATTACTTTCAAAGATGTACAAGAGCTATTTTAGTTGTAAATCACAAGGTAAAAACCTGGTCTCAGCACGTGCACTATGCCACTTACTTTGGAATGCAACTGTAAGCTCTCGATAGTCTCCAATACATCAAGCAATTTTTGAGTTTGGACCTCCAAAGCAAggactgacagtgccaagatcgACCCCTAAAATATAAAGCAGATTATTTGGAAAATGGAATAATTAATTTTCCTTTAATTTTCTTTCACTGGCTTCAAAACTTACTTTTGTCTTGCAGAAGATAAAGCGACAACTGCAAGCTTTGAGTTGGGATTCAAGTCGATCAAGGTTCagcatctcctttctaaatgagAAGAAGATTTGTCAGGTAATCCAGTAATACCAAGTTATCCAGGGCCTCAACATATTAACAGTACACTGCATCCTTTATTGCTACATACAAGAAACTTGGCCCTTTCAGAATCATTGACATGATGAGGTAACAGGCCCATCCTGCCCAACAAGCCTGCcagccaattacacccatgtgaccaacctataaatctttggaatgtgggaggaactggaGAACTGGGATGAAATTcactggtcacagggagaatacaaactccttagacagTGGTAGAACTGAGCCTTAACCATGCCACCCCAAATATAGCCAAATTCTCAAAACAAGTTCAGAAGTATGGAGAACAAGCAAGAGTTTCTCCTTTTGGACCACACCATGGAAGTAACCCACAGAGCATCTGCAGTTGAGAGTGAAAGCTCGACTCCCAATTCATCACATGGGCAAAATTTGTGATGGGTTAGGCAGAGGACATTACCATGCAGGAAATCTGCTAATCCTCTGGAAATTTTAGAGCTAAATTGGCACCCATCAGAAGTACAAGAAAGATTAGGAACTGTATCAGGGAGAAATAATGCACTTGAGTAATTTGTGTTGCTATAGCAATAAGAGCACTAAACGACTCCTACATTTCATTGTCTCTACTTGTGTTTGGCTGGATTATTTGACAAGTGCATTCATTGCCTTACATTTTATTTACTTACTGAGATAGAGCACTGAAGATGCCTTTCTGGCCCTACAATCCACACCTTCCaacaatctcccaatttaattgTAGCCTAAtcccgggacaatttacaatgatcaattaaactaccaaccagtaggtctttggactgtgggaggaaacccacagagagagaacgtacaagctccttacaggcagcagtgggaattgaacctgggtcgcccgTACAGTGAAGTGctgtgctaatcactacgctaCTGGACTTCCCCTTTTATATAATTAAAACAAGGACCAGAGTCCAGCATAGAATCACCTATAAAGTTTTCAAACTCAATGAACAGGTTAATTAGAAACCCTAATGCCAGTATCAATCAGTATGTATTGATAGTCGCTTACCCTGACGAATAACACTCACCAAGCTTACAGATCTAGATCTACTGTAATGAGAATTCtgcccccaaaaaaaaacaaaaattattAACCATACCTTTCAGATACAGAACAGTTCTGAATAAACTTGTGGTATAGTCGCAGAAAGTTCAAAGCAGTTGGACCTTTCACCCTCCAGTGCAGCTTTTCTAGGATAATATTCTCCATCCTCGTCATATCTGAAACCGTGAATCTGTACTGACTGATTCGGATCAGGTCACTGGCATGTGGAATTATGCGTTCCTCTTCGGTTGCCTTCACAGCAAGGTACATACAGCAAAGGCCAACGCAACACAAGTGTTTCGGCTGCACCTGGAACCAAAGAATATTTCACTAATCAActgtaacac
This genomic window contains:
- the ccng1 gene encoding cyclin-G1 isoform X2, encoding MIGTKPEEANEEVVALVNQLTAQLEQEPKYQPRISGLKAIESAQENGIRMTVRLRDLEVKDLLSLSQFFGFSTDTFILAVSLLDRFLGLMKVQPKHLCCVGLCCMYLAVKATEEERIIPHASDLIRISQYRFTVSDMTRMENIILEKLHWRVKGPTALNFLRLYHKFIQNCSVSERKEMLNLDRLESQLKACSCRFIFCKTKGSILALSVLALEVQTQKLLDVLETIESLQLHSKNPNISLSKKD
- the ccng1 gene encoding cyclin-G1 isoform X1; amino-acid sequence: MIGTKPEEANEEVVALVNQLTAQLEQEPKYQPRISGLKAIESAQENGIRMTVRLRDLEVKDLLSLSQFFGFSTDTFILAVSLLDRFLGLMKVQPKHLCCVGLCCMYLAVKATEEERIIPHASDLIRISQYRFTVSDMTRMENIILEKLHWRVKGPTALNFLRLYHKFIQNCSVSERKEMLNLDRLESQLKACSCRFIFCKTKGSILALSVLALEVQTQKLLDVLETIESLQLHSKISDLDLFYWRELVAKCLAEYSSSTCSRPNNKKLMWIVSRRTSRQLQSYHRVTPLPTIPEVTTSTE
- the ccng1 gene encoding cyclin-G1 isoform X3 → MIGTKPEEANEEVVALVNQLTAQLEQEPKYQPRISGLKAIESAQENGIRMTVRLRDLEVKDLLSLSQFFGFSTDTFILAVSLLDRFLGLMKVQPKHLCCVGLCCMYLAVKATEEERIIPHASDLIRISQYRFTVSDMTRMENIILEKLHWRVKGPTALNFLRLYHKFIQNCSVSERKEMLNLDRLESQLKACSCRFIFCKTKGSILALSVLALEVQTQKLLDVLETIESLQLHSKAFTGK